The following proteins are encoded in a genomic region of Oncorhynchus masou masou isolate Uvic2021 chromosome 32, UVic_Omas_1.1, whole genome shotgun sequence:
- the LOC135526721 gene encoding cytochrome b-c1 complex subunit 8-like, which produces MGRHFGDLAKIRHVITYSLSPFEQRAFPNYFSKGIPNVWRRFTSSVFKVAPPMICMYLTYTWGNHVHSEGKRKVAADYENEE; this is translated from the exons ATGGGTCGCCACTTTGGAGATTTGGCCAAGATCAGGCATGTGATCACCTACAGTCTGTCCCCCTTCGAGCAGAGGGCTTTCCCCAACTACTTCTCTAAAGGAATCCCCAACGTCTGGAGACGATTCACATCATCCGTCTTCAAAGTTGCTCCCC CAATGATCTGCATGTACCTGACATACACCTGGGGCAACCATGTCCACTCAGAAGGAAAGAGGAAGGTTGCTGCAGACTACGAGAATGAAGAGTGA
- the LOC135527134 gene encoding growth/differentiation factor 9-like, with translation MKRLYKMSSRHERSLEGNNHLYNTVRLITPRGECLEQSKEFFMQHLSYNLDRVRVKEQLLKSVLLFSFDQEQAMSMTTQCYLDVKEQAAQDQCLLCPSTHHSVNFLFHTDRRRKWVEVDITAFLRPLIQSHKKDIHLLINLTCVEGRGREAKARGEERSGRGPVELHLRSPSLLLYLNDTSELAHQRWLPTRSQGHPRSANEMDTFESLAEFKPEQRISQSKRRRLRRESPDLLTNNARGKTSPKTILPDLLPSSDFPTSDCALYDFRVSFSELKLSHWIIFPHRYNPRYCKGTCPRAVGFIYGSPRHTFFQNMIYHILDSSVPRPSCVPLEYIPLSVLTLEGDSIAYKEFDEMIATRCTCR, from the exons ATGAAAAGACTGTACAAGATGTCTTCGAGACATGAGAGGAGTTTGGAAGGGAACAACCACCTGTACAACACAGTTCGACTTATAACCCCGCGGGGTGAGTGCCTGGAGCAAAGCAAAG AGTTCTTCATGcaacacctctcctacaatctgGACCGTGTCAGAGTCAAGGAGCAGCTCCTGAAGTCTGTCCTGCTGTTCTCCTTCGACcaagagcaggccatgtccatgACTACCCAATGTTACCTAGATGTGAAAGAGCAGGCTGCCCAGGATCAGTGTCTTCTCTGCCCCAGCACCCATCACTCAGTCAACTTCCTGTTCCACACGGACCGCAGGAGGAAGTGGGTTGAG GTGGACATCACGGCATTCCTCCGACCTCTCATCCAGTCCCACAAGAAGGACATCCATTTGCTGATCAACCTGACGTGTGTGGAGGGCAGAGGCAGGGAGGCTAAGGctcgaggagaggagaggagcggtagGGGCCCCGTGGAGCTCCACCTAAGGTCTCCGTCCTTGCTCCTGTACCTCAATGACACCAGCGAGCTGGCACACCAAAGATGGCTGCCCACCAGGTCACAAGGTCATCCGAGGTCAGCCAATGAGATGGACACCTTTGAGAGCCTGGCGGAGTTCAAACCAGAGCAAAGGATCAGCCAGAGCAAGCGGAgaagactgaggagagaatctcCAGATCTGTTGACGAACAACGCACGAGGCAAAACGAGCCCGAAGACCATCCTCCCGGACCTCCTCCCGAGTTCTGACTTCCCTACGAGCGACTGTGCCTTGTACGACTTCAGAGTGAGCTTCAGTGAGCTCAAACTGAGCCATTGGATCATTTTCCCCCACAGGTACAACCCAAGGTACTGTAAAGGCACCTGTCCCAGGGCTGTGGGGTTCATCTACGGCTCCCCCAGACACACCTTCTTCCAGAACATGATCTACCACATACTGGACTCCTCCGTGCCACGGCCTTCCTGTGTTCCCTTGGAGTACATCCCCCTGAGTGTTTTAACCCTTGAAGGTGACTCCATTGCCTACAAGGAGTTCGATGAAATGATCGCTACGAGGTGCACATGTCGCTAA
- the LOC135527137 gene encoding ankyrin repeat domain-containing protein SOWAHA-like, with amino-acid sequence MALTQETILTFLLEHGGKVKNSDLLNHFKPQINCSDPAEKKHNRDLFKTIINSVAVVKQIDDVKYVVVKKRFHDFVKGGKHLTTEKSDLDESICSQNTSFPPSSSEHSEYSAISKSGRVLNSDIENNNSCCASSIHGNCLKDIVKHMPLHINELGGRSNVHPAGYGGAVRSSNLIKTTYQETPTIKILNVSADQGIRKNTGPVFAIVAVKSPPQSQREDPVLTRQDGLNNKVSLGPKTSEIPSMLAKRPPTPLPPEAAVTPKPPGRVSSEWGTGTYTSPGAKIRHPELGETPQTSASPQLRRTQNKHPKQGDNVKDVNKYSEPQSPQLRRTQNKHPKQGDNVKDVNKYSETQSPQLRRTQNKHPKQGDDTTNDLTTAANKVTAKDANKYSDQSIPLEAAAHEWLVKSAAGLWGHVYSLLLQDPQLAEKKDFISGFTALHWAAKGGNTDMVRNILDISRKRGTEVDVNSRTQAGYTPLHIAVIHGHDGVITLLVRDYGASVNIRDNDGKKSYHYLEKGVSSELRELLGDPQVSQQDRCQDKQEDEEDRELPRGLNTLSRLMGHRKRNKTHAGEDTEDDRKDGPQSYHRRHFSDMFYHH; translated from the coding sequence ATGGCTTTGACTCAAGAAACTATTTTGACTTTTTTGTTGGAGCACGGGGGCAAAGTGAAGAATTCCGATTTGCTGAATCATTTTAAACCTCAGATCAATTGCAGTGATCCCGCGGAAAAGAAGCACAATAGAGATCTATTCAAGACAATTATAAACAGCGTTGCGGTCGTCAAGCAGATAGATGATGTCAAGTATGTCGTTGTAAAGAAAAGGTTTCACGACTTTGTGAAAGGTGGAAAGCATTTAACCACTGAGAAGTCGGACTTGGACGAGAGCATTTGCAGTCAAAACACGTCGTTCCCACCCAGTTCTTCAGAACACAGTGAATATTCAGCCATTTCCAAATCTGGTAGGGTACTGAACTCTGATATTGAAAATAACAATTCATGTTGTGCTTCAAGCATACATGGAAATTGTTTAAAGGATATTGTAAAACATATGCCTCTGCATATAAATGAATTGGGAGGAAGATCCAATGTGCACCCAGCAGGTTATGGGGGTGCAGTTAGGTCAAGTAACCTTATCAAAACTACTTATCAAGAAACACCCACAATCAAGATACTGAATGTTTCAGCTGATCAAGGGATCAGAAAAAATACTGGACCTGTGTTTGCTATAGTGGCAGTGAAATCTCCACCACAATCACAGAGAGAAGATCCAGTACTGACGAGACAGGATGGATTAAATAACAAAGTGTCATTGGGACCAAAAACTTCTGAGATTCCAAGCATGTTGGCAAAGAGACCTCCCACTCCTCTACCACCAGAGGCAGCCGTGACTCCTAAACCCCCAGGCAGAGTGAGTTCAGAGTGGGGTACGGGCACCTACACCTCCCCTGGGGCTAAAATCAGACATCCAGAGCTAGGAGAGACGCCACAAACATCTGCGTCTCCACAGCTGAGGAGAACCCAAAACAAGCACCCGAAACAAGGGGACAATGTCAAGGATGTCAATAAGTACTCCGAGCCTCAGTCTCCACAGCTGAGGAGAACCCAAAACAAGCACCCGAAACAAGGGGACAATGTCAAGGATGTCAATAAGTACTCTGAGACTCAGTCTCCACAGCTGAGGAGAACCCAAAACAAGCACCCGAAACAGGGTGATGACACCACCAATGATCTCACCACGGCAGCCAATAAGGTTACCGCTAAAGATGCCAATAAGTACTCTGATCAATCTATCCCTTTGGAAGCTGCAGCTCATGAGTGGCTGGTGAAGTCTGCTGCCGGTCTCTGGGGACATGTCTACAGCCTCCTGTTACAGGATCCGCAGCTGGCCGAGAAGAAAGATTTCATCTCGGGTTTCACTGCCCTCCACTGGGCGGCCAAGGGCGGCAATACAGACATGGTCCGCAACATCCTGGACATCTCCAGGAAGAGAGGCACGGAGGTAGACGTCAACAGCCGAACACAGGCAGGTTATACTCCTCTACACATCGCTGTCATACACGGACACGATGGAGTCATAACCTTGCTGGTGAGAGACTACGGAGCCAGTGTGAATATAAGGGATAATGATGGGAAGAAGTCGTACCACTACCTGGAGAAAGGTGTGTCGTCTGAGCTCAGGGAACTGCTAGGGGACCCACAGGTATCCCAACAGGACAGGTGTCAGGACAAGCAAGAGGACGAGGAGGACAGGGAGCTACCCAGGGGACTGAATACATTGAGCAGACTGATGGGACACAGGAAGAGAAACAAAACCCAcgctggtgaagacacagaggaTGACAGAAAGGATGGGCCACAGTCGTACCATCGCAGACACTTCTCAGACATGTTCTATCATCATTGA
- the LOC135526725 gene encoding septin-8-A-like isoform X1, whose protein sequence is MAATDIDIFANEEGRSLELGGHVGFDSLPDQLVSKSVTQGFCFNILCVGETGIGKSTLMNTLFNTLFEAEEASHYQNGVCLRPRTYDLKESNVQLKLTVVDTVGFGDQINKEESFKPIVDYIDTQFETYLQEEMKIKRSLFDYHDTRIHICLYFIAPTGHSLKSLDLVTMKKLDSKVNIIPIIAKADTISKSELHKFKIKIMSELVSNGVQIHQFPTEDEAVTEINSSMNAHLPFAVVGSVEEVEVGNKMVKARLYPWGTVQVENESHCDFVKLREMLLRVNMEDLREQTHARHYELYRRCKLEEMGFTDTDPNNKPFSLQETYEAKRKEFLGDLQHHEDDMRQMFVHKVKETEAELKVKERELQERFEQLKRMHQEEKRNLEEKRSDLEEDMNDFNRRKVAAETLMGQSLQGSSQPFRKDKKSFFSLPSACSLTAGRNLN, encoded by the exons ATGGCCGCCACGGACATAGACATTTTCGCT AATGAAGAGGGGCGTAGCCTGGAGCTGGGTGGCCATGTTGGGTTTGACAGTCTTCCAGACCAGCTGGTCAGTAAATCAGTCACACAGGGATTCTGCTTCAACATCCTGTGTGTCG GTGAGACAGGGATAGGGAAGTCGACGTTGATGAACACCCTGTTCAACACCCTGTTTGAGGCCGAGGAGGCCAGCCACTACCAGAACGGTGTGTGCCTGCGACCCAGGACCTACGACCTGAAGGAGAGCAACGTTCAGCTCAAACTGACCGTAGTCGACACCGTGGGGTTCGGAGACCAGATCAACAAGGAGGAGAG CTTCAAACCCATAGTGGACTACATCGACACTCAGTTTGAGACCTACCTGCAGGAGGAGATGAAGATCAAACGTTCCCTGTTCGACTACCACGACACCAGGATCCATATCTGTCTCTACTTCATCGCCCCAACCGGACACTCTCTCAAATCACTGGATCTGGTCACCATGAAGAAACTGGACAGCAAG GTAAACATCATCCCCATCATTGCCAAGGCAGACACCATATCTAAGAGCGAGCTGCACAAGTTCAAGATCAAGATCATGTCAGAGTTGGTGAGCAACGGTGTTCAGATACACCAGTTCCCTACTGAGGACGAGGCTGTCACCGAGATCAACTCCTCCATGAAT GCCCATCTGCCCTTTGCTGTGGTGGGGAGTGTTGAGGAGGTTGAAGTGGGTAATAAGATGGTGAAAGCCAGACTGTACCCctggggaactgtacagg TGGAGAACGAGAGCCACTGTGACTTTGTGAAGCTGAGAGAGATGTTGCTGAGGGTGAACATGGAAGACCTGAGAGAGCAGACTCACGCCAGACACTACGAGCTCTACAGACGCTGCAAACTGGAGGAGATGGGATTTACAGATACAGACCCTAACAACAAACCCTTTAG TCTGCAGGAGACGTATGAGGCCAAGAGGAAAGAGTTCCTGGGGGACCTGCAGCATCACGAGGACGACATGAGACAGATGTTTGTCCACAAGGTGAAGGAGACCGAGGCAGAGCTGAAAGTAAAGGAGAGGGAG CTCCAAGAGAGGTTTGAGCAGCTGAAGAGGATGCatcaggaggagaagaggaatctggaggagaagaggagcgatCTGGAGGAGGATATGAACGACTTCAACAGGAGGAAGGTGGCAGCTGAGACGCTGATGGGTCAGTCTCTACAGGGATCCTCACAACCGTTCAGAAAGGACAAGAAGAG
- the LOC135526725 gene encoding septin-8-A-like isoform X2, with product MAATDIDIFANEEGRSLELGGHVGFDSLPDQLVSKSVTQGFCFNILCVGETGIGKSTLMNTLFNTLFEAEEASHYQNGVCLRPRTYDLKESNVQLKLTVVDTVGFGDQINKEESFKPIVDYIDTQFETYLQEEMKIKRSLFDYHDTRIHICLYFIAPTGHSLKSLDLVTMKKLDSKVNIIPIIAKADTISKSELHKFKIKIMSELVSNGVQIHQFPTEDEAVTEINSSMNAHLPFAVVGSVEEVEVGNKMVKARLYPWGTVQVENESHCDFVKLREMLLRVNMEDLREQTHARHYELYRRCKLEEMGFTDTDPNNKPFSLQETYEAKRKEFLGDLQHHEDDMRQMFVHKLQERFEQLKRMHQEEKRNLEEKRSDLEEDMNDFNRRKVAAETLMGQSLQGSSQPFRKDKKSFFSLPSACSLTAGRNLN from the exons ATGGCCGCCACGGACATAGACATTTTCGCT AATGAAGAGGGGCGTAGCCTGGAGCTGGGTGGCCATGTTGGGTTTGACAGTCTTCCAGACCAGCTGGTCAGTAAATCAGTCACACAGGGATTCTGCTTCAACATCCTGTGTGTCG GTGAGACAGGGATAGGGAAGTCGACGTTGATGAACACCCTGTTCAACACCCTGTTTGAGGCCGAGGAGGCCAGCCACTACCAGAACGGTGTGTGCCTGCGACCCAGGACCTACGACCTGAAGGAGAGCAACGTTCAGCTCAAACTGACCGTAGTCGACACCGTGGGGTTCGGAGACCAGATCAACAAGGAGGAGAG CTTCAAACCCATAGTGGACTACATCGACACTCAGTTTGAGACCTACCTGCAGGAGGAGATGAAGATCAAACGTTCCCTGTTCGACTACCACGACACCAGGATCCATATCTGTCTCTACTTCATCGCCCCAACCGGACACTCTCTCAAATCACTGGATCTGGTCACCATGAAGAAACTGGACAGCAAG GTAAACATCATCCCCATCATTGCCAAGGCAGACACCATATCTAAGAGCGAGCTGCACAAGTTCAAGATCAAGATCATGTCAGAGTTGGTGAGCAACGGTGTTCAGATACACCAGTTCCCTACTGAGGACGAGGCTGTCACCGAGATCAACTCCTCCATGAAT GCCCATCTGCCCTTTGCTGTGGTGGGGAGTGTTGAGGAGGTTGAAGTGGGTAATAAGATGGTGAAAGCCAGACTGTACCCctggggaactgtacagg TGGAGAACGAGAGCCACTGTGACTTTGTGAAGCTGAGAGAGATGTTGCTGAGGGTGAACATGGAAGACCTGAGAGAGCAGACTCACGCCAGACACTACGAGCTCTACAGACGCTGCAAACTGGAGGAGATGGGATTTACAGATACAGACCCTAACAACAAACCCTTTAG TCTGCAGGAGACGTATGAGGCCAAGAGGAAAGAGTTCCTGGGGGACCTGCAGCATCACGAGGACGACATGAGACAGATGTTTGTCCACAAG CTCCAAGAGAGGTTTGAGCAGCTGAAGAGGATGCatcaggaggagaagaggaatctggaggagaagaggagcgatCTGGAGGAGGATATGAACGACTTCAACAGGAGGAAGGTGGCAGCTGAGACGCTGATGGGTCAGTCTCTACAGGGATCCTCACAACCGTTCAGAAAGGACAAGAAGAG
- the LOC135526725 gene encoding septin-8-A-like isoform X3 produces the protein MAATDIDIFANEEGRSLELGGHVGFDSLPDQLVSKSVTQGFCFNILCVGETGIGKSTLMNTLFNTLFEAEEASHYQNGVCLRPRTYDLKESNVQLKLTVVDTVGFGDQINKEESFKPIVDYIDTQFETYLQEEMKIKRSLFDYHDTRIHICLYFIAPTGHSLKSLDLVTMKKLDSKVNIIPIIAKADTISKSELHKFKIKIMSELVSNGVQIHQFPTEDEAVTEINSSMNAHLPFAVVGSVEEVEVGNKMVKARLYPWGTVQVENESHCDFVKLREMLLRVNMEDLREQTHARHYELYRRCKLEEMGFTDTDPNNKPFSLQETYEAKRKEFLGDLQHHEDDMRQMFVHKVKETEAELKVKERELQERFEQLKRMHQEEKRNLEEKRSDLEEDMNDFNRRKVAAETLMGQSLQGSSQPFRKDKKS, from the exons ATGGCCGCCACGGACATAGACATTTTCGCT AATGAAGAGGGGCGTAGCCTGGAGCTGGGTGGCCATGTTGGGTTTGACAGTCTTCCAGACCAGCTGGTCAGTAAATCAGTCACACAGGGATTCTGCTTCAACATCCTGTGTGTCG GTGAGACAGGGATAGGGAAGTCGACGTTGATGAACACCCTGTTCAACACCCTGTTTGAGGCCGAGGAGGCCAGCCACTACCAGAACGGTGTGTGCCTGCGACCCAGGACCTACGACCTGAAGGAGAGCAACGTTCAGCTCAAACTGACCGTAGTCGACACCGTGGGGTTCGGAGACCAGATCAACAAGGAGGAGAG CTTCAAACCCATAGTGGACTACATCGACACTCAGTTTGAGACCTACCTGCAGGAGGAGATGAAGATCAAACGTTCCCTGTTCGACTACCACGACACCAGGATCCATATCTGTCTCTACTTCATCGCCCCAACCGGACACTCTCTCAAATCACTGGATCTGGTCACCATGAAGAAACTGGACAGCAAG GTAAACATCATCCCCATCATTGCCAAGGCAGACACCATATCTAAGAGCGAGCTGCACAAGTTCAAGATCAAGATCATGTCAGAGTTGGTGAGCAACGGTGTTCAGATACACCAGTTCCCTACTGAGGACGAGGCTGTCACCGAGATCAACTCCTCCATGAAT GCCCATCTGCCCTTTGCTGTGGTGGGGAGTGTTGAGGAGGTTGAAGTGGGTAATAAGATGGTGAAAGCCAGACTGTACCCctggggaactgtacagg TGGAGAACGAGAGCCACTGTGACTTTGTGAAGCTGAGAGAGATGTTGCTGAGGGTGAACATGGAAGACCTGAGAGAGCAGACTCACGCCAGACACTACGAGCTCTACAGACGCTGCAAACTGGAGGAGATGGGATTTACAGATACAGACCCTAACAACAAACCCTTTAG TCTGCAGGAGACGTATGAGGCCAAGAGGAAAGAGTTCCTGGGGGACCTGCAGCATCACGAGGACGACATGAGACAGATGTTTGTCCACAAGGTGAAGGAGACCGAGGCAGAGCTGAAAGTAAAGGAGAGGGAG CTCCAAGAGAGGTTTGAGCAGCTGAAGAGGATGCatcaggaggagaagaggaatctggaggagaagaggagcgatCTGGAGGAGGATATGAACGACTTCAACAGGAGGAAGGTGGCAGCTGAGACGCTGATGGGTCAGTCTCTACAGGGATCCTCACAACCGTTCAGAAAGGACAAGAAGAG TTGA